The following are from one region of the Cinclus cinclus chromosome 7, bCinCin1.1, whole genome shotgun sequence genome:
- the TEX36 gene encoding testis-expressed protein 36: MAEDGSGQPGDRRPGDWFAHLGVEQGELESTTTASQRHVLNSAAALGKEHRMPLEYRARVQEAGNNNFPFSSHDNRHDICNAAEYFDLGMGLRKQDPEKQRQNSHNFFEWARAPGRSSSEGFVTIYQTSFVADQAPGNEGCCCRRYPKHHVQKQCSTTKECCAKPAPEDDTVLQPDKTS, translated from the exons TTTGCTCATCTTGGAGTGGAGCAGGGCGAGCTGGAATCAACAACAACCGCTTCACAAAGACATGTCCTGAACTcggcagctgctctgggcaaggAACACAGAATGCCGCTGGAATACAGAGCTCGTGTGCAG gaagCAGGAAACAACAATTTCCCATTCTCTTCTCATGACAACAGACATGACATATGCAATGCAGCTGAGTATTTTGACTTG ggcATGGGCCTGAGGAAGCAGGATCCAGAGAAACAGAGACAGAACTCCCATAACTTCTTCGAGTGGGCTCGTGcgccaggcaggagcagcagcgaGGGCTTCGTTACCATTTACCAGACCTCGTTCGTGGCAGATCAGGCCCCAGGGAACGAGGGCTGCTGTTGTAGGCGCTATCCCAAACACCACGTCCAAAAACAGTGCAGCACCACAAAAGAGTGCTGTGCCAAACCTGCTCCTGAGGATGACactgtcctgcagccagacaaGACATCTTAA